A stretch of DNA from Thermodesulfobacteriota bacterium:
TAATATTGAGTCCATCACCGTATACAGGAAGAGCTGTGTCTTCTAAAGCATTTGATATCATAAGGGGTATTAGCTTTTCTGGAAACTGAAACGGGCCGTAATTGTTTGAGCAGTTTGAAATAGTGATAGGCAGTTCAAAAGTCTTATTATAAGCACGCACCAAATGATCTGATGATGCTTTTGATGCAGAATAAGGACTGTTTGGATTATAGGGAGTTTTTTCAGTAAAAAGACCACCATCTTCAAGACTACCAAACACTTCATCAGTGCTAACGTGATGAAACAGTTTTATTCTGCCGCCTCTTTCTCTTGAGAGTTCAAGGAGATTATATGTACCTAATATATTTGTTTGTATAAACTCGATGGGACTTGCTATGGAACGGTCAACATGAGACTCTGCTGCGAGGTGGCATATAGAATCCACCTCGTACATATCAAAGACCTTTGTCAGTGACTCTTTATCCGCTATGTCCGCTTTAACAAATATGTACCTATCATCATAGCTCTTTTCTATGTCCGATAGGCTTTGGGGGTTTGCAGCATAGGTAAGTTT
This window harbors:
- the rfbB gene encoding dTDP-glucose 4,6-dehydratase, translating into MKNLLVTGGAGFIGVNFIRYLLEESDFEGRIINVDKLTYAANPQSLSDIEKSYDDRYIFVKADIADKESLTKVFDMYEVDSICHLAAESHVDRSIASPIEFIQTNILGTYNLLELSRERGGRIKLFHHVSTDEVFGSLEDGGLFTEKTPYNPNSPYSASKASSDHLVRAYNKTFELPITISNCSNNYGPFQFPEKLIPLMISNALEDTALPVYGDGLNIRDWLFVRDHCTAIWKIMKRGTRGETYNIGGRNEIENVKVVEMICDYLDVIVGTRENREPRRALISFVTDRPGHDRRYAIDSNKITSRLGWMPEESFETGLLKTIKWYLDNKGWLESVRSGDYRKWISEHYG